A region of Penaeus chinensis breed Huanghai No. 1 chromosome 38, ASM1920278v2, whole genome shotgun sequence DNA encodes the following proteins:
- the LOC125046141 gene encoding outer dense fiber protein 3-like isoform X2 produces MGGQTNGTWTPTKRRGPIAAEFSSPGPAAIALKSGIGSGGATKSRPPAFTMASRHEPKNEKVGPGPGQYNVTGLSNKGKDEPAAASMHIKPKDPKVYVTPAPCDYSPEKAERKVNEASPSFSFGVKADPGKPFEAPAPNSYSIPSLLGHTKEGAKHSAPSFTMSARPKDAEDKMKVPGPGSYDEATVDKYKTLKSPSFSMGQRTTIPSDHTMKPGPGAHCPEKCFNDGGPKFTMAARPNEAEDKMKVPGPGTYDSGDLDKCREKMPAYTMAPKTNLPVDNSPKPPPNAYSPEKCFKDTGPKFTMAPRPNEAQDKMKVPGPGTYDSGDLNKCREKMPAYTMAPKTNLPVDKSPKPPPNAYSPEKYNPSGPKFTIAPRPLEETDKMNIPGPGAYDAGDLDKYRQSMPAFTMAPKTTVPTDHTQKPAPNAYSPDRSETSEQKTTPQFSFGIKHSQYLGKLRDQ; encoded by the exons ATGGGAGGCCAAACTAACGGGACCTGGACCCCCACCAAGAGGAGGGGCCCCATTGCTGCAGAATTCTCAAGTCCGGGACCAGCCGCCATTGCCTTGAAATCCGGCATTG GTTCCGGAGGCGCCACAAAGAGTCGACCCCCAGCCTTCACCATGGCGTCACGTCATGAACCTAAGAATGAGAAGGTGGGACCTGGACCAGGGCAGTATAACGTCACGGGACTCTCCAATAAAG GCAAGGATGAACCAGCCGCAGCCTCCATGCATATTAAGCCAAAGGACCCTAAGGTCTACGTCACTCCTGCACCTTGCGATTACTCCCCTGAAAAGGCGGAAAGGAAGGTCAATGAGGCGTCTCCAAGCTTCTCCTTCGGGGTTAAGGCAGATCCCGGGAAACCATTTGAAGCCCCAG CCCCGAATAGCTATTCCATCCCGTCTCTCCTCGGCCACACGAAGGAAGGAGCTAAGCATTCCGCTCCGAGTTTCACCATGAGCGCACGTCCCAAGGATGCCGAGGATAAGATGAAGGTGCCAGGACCTGGCTCTTACGATGAAGCTACTGTAGACAAATACAAAACATTGAAAAGTCCTTCCTTCAGCATGGGTCAGCGTACTACTATCCCGTCAGATCACACCATGAAGCCAGGGCCGGGAGCTCATTGCCCTGAAAAG TGCTTCAACGACGGTGGCCCTAAGTTCACTATGGCTGCAAGACCAAATGAAGCTGAGGATAAAATGAAGGTTCCAGGACCGGGAACTTATGATTCAGGAGACCTGGACAAATGCCGGGAAAAAATGCCTGCGTACACGATGGCACCGAAGACAAACCTTCCAGTAGACAATAGTCCTAAACCTCCTCCCAACGCGTATTCTCCTGAGAAG TGCTTCAAGGACACCGGTCCCAAGTTCACAATGGCACCGAGACCAAATGAAGCTCAGGATAAAATGAAGGTTCCAGGGCCGGGAACTTATGATTCAGGAGACTTGAATAAATGCCGAGAGAAAATGCCTGCTTATACGATGGCACCAAAGACAAACCTTCCAGTTGACAAAAGTCCCAAACCTCCTCCCAATGCCTATTCACCTGAGAAG TACAATCCTTCGGGACCAAAGTTCACCATCGCACCCCGCCCGCTCGAGGAAACGGATAAGATGAACATCCCTGGCCCCGGGGCGTACGACGCTGGCGATCTTGACAAGTACCGCCAGAGTATGCCAGCTTTCACGATGGCACCAAAGACCACCGTGCCCACTGATCACACTCAAAAGCCAGCACCCAATGCCTACTCACCCGACAGATCAGAAACG
- the LOC125046141 gene encoding outer dense fiber protein 3-like isoform X3, with protein MGGQTNGTWTPTKRRGPIAAEFSSPGPAAIALKSGIGSGGATKSRPPAFTMASRHEPKNEKVGPGPGQYNVTGLSNKAGKDEPAAASMHIKPKDPKVYVTPAPCDYSPEKAERKVNEASPSFSFGVKADPGKPFEAPAPNSYSIPSLLGHTKEGAKHSAPSFTMSARPKDAEDKMKVPGPGSYDEATVDKYKTLKSPSFSMGQRTTIPSDHTMKPGPGAHCPEKCFNDGGPKFTMAARPNEAEDKMKVPGPGTYDSGDLDKCREKMPAYTMAPKTNLPVDNSPKPPPNAYSPEKYNPSGPKFTIAPRPLEETDKMNIPGPGAYDAGDLDKYRQSMPAFTMAPKTTVPTDHTQKPAPNAYSPDRSETSEQKTTPQFSFGIKHSQYLGKLRDQ; from the exons ATGGGAGGCCAAACTAACGGGACCTGGACCCCCACCAAGAGGAGGGGCCCCATTGCTGCAGAATTCTCAAGTCCGGGACCAGCCGCCATTGCCTTGAAATCCGGCATTG GTTCCGGAGGCGCCACAAAGAGTCGACCCCCAGCCTTCACCATGGCGTCACGTCATGAACCTAAGAATGAGAAGGTGGGACCTGGACCAGGGCAGTATAACGTCACGGGACTCTCCAATAAAG CAGGCAAGGATGAACCAGCCGCAGCCTCCATGCATATTAAGCCAAAGGACCCTAAGGTCTACGTCACTCCTGCACCTTGCGATTACTCCCCTGAAAAGGCGGAAAGGAAGGTCAATGAGGCGTCTCCAAGCTTCTCCTTCGGGGTTAAGGCAGATCCCGGGAAACCATTTGAAGCCCCAG CCCCGAATAGCTATTCCATCCCGTCTCTCCTCGGCCACACGAAGGAAGGAGCTAAGCATTCCGCTCCGAGTTTCACCATGAGCGCACGTCCCAAGGATGCCGAGGATAAGATGAAGGTGCCAGGACCTGGCTCTTACGATGAAGCTACTGTAGACAAATACAAAACATTGAAAAGTCCTTCCTTCAGCATGGGTCAGCGTACTACTATCCCGTCAGATCACACCATGAAGCCAGGGCCGGGAGCTCATTGCCCTGAAAAG TGCTTCAACGACGGTGGCCCTAAGTTCACTATGGCTGCAAGACCAAATGAAGCTGAGGATAAAATGAAGGTTCCAGGACCGGGAACTTATGATTCAGGAGACCTGGACAAATGCCGGGAAAAAATGCCTGCGTACACGATGGCACCGAAGACAAACCTTCCAGTAGACAATAGTCCTAAACCTCCTCCCAACGCGTATTCTCCTGAGAAG TACAATCCTTCGGGACCAAAGTTCACCATCGCACCCCGCCCGCTCGAGGAAACGGATAAGATGAACATCCCTGGCCCCGGGGCGTACGACGCTGGCGATCTTGACAAGTACCGCCAGAGTATGCCAGCTTTCACGATGGCACCAAAGACCACCGTGCCCACTGATCACACTCAAAAGCCAGCACCCAATGCCTACTCACCCGACAGATCAGAAACG
- the LOC125046141 gene encoding outer dense fiber protein 3-like isoform X1 — protein sequence MGGQTNGTWTPTKRRGPIAAEFSSPGPAAIALKSGIGSGGATKSRPPAFTMASRHEPKNEKVGPGPGQYNVTGLSNKAGKDEPAAASMHIKPKDPKVYVTPAPCDYSPEKAERKVNEASPSFSFGVKADPGKPFEAPAPNSYSIPSLLGHTKEGAKHSAPSFTMSARPKDAEDKMKVPGPGSYDEATVDKYKTLKSPSFSMGQRTTIPSDHTMKPGPGAHCPEKCFNDGGPKFTMAARPNEAEDKMKVPGPGTYDSGDLDKCREKMPAYTMAPKTNLPVDNSPKPPPNAYSPEKCFKDTGPKFTMAPRPNEAQDKMKVPGPGTYDSGDLNKCREKMPAYTMAPKTNLPVDKSPKPPPNAYSPEKYNPSGPKFTIAPRPLEETDKMNIPGPGAYDAGDLDKYRQSMPAFTMAPKTTVPTDHTQKPAPNAYSPDRSETSEQKTTPQFSFGIKHSQYLGKLRDQ from the exons ATGGGAGGCCAAACTAACGGGACCTGGACCCCCACCAAGAGGAGGGGCCCCATTGCTGCAGAATTCTCAAGTCCGGGACCAGCCGCCATTGCCTTGAAATCCGGCATTG GTTCCGGAGGCGCCACAAAGAGTCGACCCCCAGCCTTCACCATGGCGTCACGTCATGAACCTAAGAATGAGAAGGTGGGACCTGGACCAGGGCAGTATAACGTCACGGGACTCTCCAATAAAG CAGGCAAGGATGAACCAGCCGCAGCCTCCATGCATATTAAGCCAAAGGACCCTAAGGTCTACGTCACTCCTGCACCTTGCGATTACTCCCCTGAAAAGGCGGAAAGGAAGGTCAATGAGGCGTCTCCAAGCTTCTCCTTCGGGGTTAAGGCAGATCCCGGGAAACCATTTGAAGCCCCAG CCCCGAATAGCTATTCCATCCCGTCTCTCCTCGGCCACACGAAGGAAGGAGCTAAGCATTCCGCTCCGAGTTTCACCATGAGCGCACGTCCCAAGGATGCCGAGGATAAGATGAAGGTGCCAGGACCTGGCTCTTACGATGAAGCTACTGTAGACAAATACAAAACATTGAAAAGTCCTTCCTTCAGCATGGGTCAGCGTACTACTATCCCGTCAGATCACACCATGAAGCCAGGGCCGGGAGCTCATTGCCCTGAAAAG TGCTTCAACGACGGTGGCCCTAAGTTCACTATGGCTGCAAGACCAAATGAAGCTGAGGATAAAATGAAGGTTCCAGGACCGGGAACTTATGATTCAGGAGACCTGGACAAATGCCGGGAAAAAATGCCTGCGTACACGATGGCACCGAAGACAAACCTTCCAGTAGACAATAGTCCTAAACCTCCTCCCAACGCGTATTCTCCTGAGAAG TGCTTCAAGGACACCGGTCCCAAGTTCACAATGGCACCGAGACCAAATGAAGCTCAGGATAAAATGAAGGTTCCAGGGCCGGGAACTTATGATTCAGGAGACTTGAATAAATGCCGAGAGAAAATGCCTGCTTATACGATGGCACCAAAGACAAACCTTCCAGTTGACAAAAGTCCCAAACCTCCTCCCAATGCCTATTCACCTGAGAAG TACAATCCTTCGGGACCAAAGTTCACCATCGCACCCCGCCCGCTCGAGGAAACGGATAAGATGAACATCCCTGGCCCCGGGGCGTACGACGCTGGCGATCTTGACAAGTACCGCCAGAGTATGCCAGCTTTCACGATGGCACCAAAGACCACCGTGCCCACTGATCACACTCAAAAGCCAGCACCCAATGCCTACTCACCCGACAGATCAGAAACG